A genomic window from Lotus japonicus ecotype B-129 chromosome 1, LjGifu_v1.2 includes:
- the LOC130744203 gene encoding protein MAINTENANCE OF MERISTEMS-like, which translates to MVIESPAPHDTEQGSGEGEEESSGEEEEEEGSTEEKEEEEEEEDRDAQADQGEEDDDDDIFFPGGPYDNTLLKSFKQHISLEVWKRYKKPAEVLDRGVLKIYHHGNAMLGNDKVKHKDVLKCFSTYVKGRVVAAGLLPLLTCNLPSVDKTMLIAFVERWQPETSSFHMPFGEMTITLDDVSCLLHIPVKDKFFTLTSLTREEAATVLHKQLGVTQAAAEEEIWKSLGPYARYTWLLKVAEDMAKEGKTKKAARAFLLRLVGMTIFCGKTNNKVDVAYLGMFMDLEKVEEYAWGAMALAFLYDQLKDATKHFPASLFDRNLNRKYSEKDPRACKWVTKKGTVDLHAKRLILDDLRDNNVIWTPYDGQRMDWPFQQECLYSGWIRHSVIIRPYLPKCVLRQFHMLQDQPNLPPANMPPVEHIDERFENMVHCVAAQHTDTPTTTPHYFEWYKSISHRFVVPPETRGPVAVTLVDVLEQLRELSDITVDPSETPQRILEANQRMRDIIMQHLEYGGDDDDSGSGNGVAPHGGGGPDRKKKGKASTLKTS; encoded by the exons ATGGTAATAGAATCCCCCGCCCCCCACGACACCG AACAGGGTTCTggtgaaggagaggaggagagttctggtgaagaggaggaggaggagggttcTACTGAGGagaaggaagaggaggaggaagaggaggacaGGGATGCACAAGCGGATCAaggtgaggaagatgatgatgatgacatatTCTTTCCTGGGGGGCCTTATGACAATACCTTGCTGAAGAGCTTCAAGCAACATATATCACTCGAAGTGTGGAAGCGTTACAAGAAACCTGCTGAAGTGCTTGATAGGGGTGTCTTGAAAATCTACCACCATGGGAATGCTATGCTTGGGAATGATAAGGTGAAGCATAAGGATGTGTTAAAATGCTTTTCGACTTATGTAAAGGGAAGGGTTGTGGCTGCTGGTCTATTGCCTTTATTGACATGCAACCTTCCCTCTGTTGACAAGACCATGCTAATAGCGTTTGTGGAGAGATGGCAGCCGGAGACATCCTCTTTCCACATGCCATTTGGGGAGATGACCATCACACTGGATGACGTTAGTTGTTTGCTACACATTCCTGTGAAGGACAAATTCTTCACTCTCACATCCCTGACTCGTGAGGAAGCAGCCACTGTATTGCATAAACAACTTGGTGTTACACAAGCAGCTGCTGAAGAGGAGATTTGGAAGTCATTAGGACCTTATGCTCGTTATACATGGTTGTTGAAGGTGGCTGAGGACATGGCTAAGGAAGGGAAGACCAAGAAAGCTGCTAGAGCCTTCTTGCTGCGTTTGGTGGGGATGACGATCTTCTGTGGGAAGACAAACAACAAGGTGGATGTTGCATATTTGGGGATGTTCATGGACTTGGAAAAGGTTGAGGAGTATGCATGGGGCGCCATGGCATTGGCTTTCCTTTATGACCAGCTGAAGGACGCCACCAAG CACTTCCCTGCTTCATTGTTTGATAGAAACCTGAACAGGAAATACAGTGAGAAAGACCCGCGAGCTTGCAAATGGGTCACCAAGAAGGGGACTGTGGACCTGCATGCGAAGAGGCTAATCCTAGATGACCTTAGGGATAACAATGTTATATGGACTCCATATGACGGGCAAAGAATGGATTGGCCCTTTCAGCAGGAGTGTCTTTATAGTGGGTGGATTCGGCATTCAGTCATCATCCGGCCATATCTGCCAAAGTGTGTGTTGAGGCAGTTCCATATGCTCCAGGATCAACCCAATTTACCACCGGCAAACATGCCACCTGTTGAGCATATTGATGAGAGGTTTGAGAACATGGTTCATTGCGTGGCTGCACAACATACTGACACTCCAACGACAACGCCTCACTACTTCGAGTGGTACAAGTCAATCTCACACCGCTTTGTGGTCCCTCCTGAAACAAGAGGTCCTGTGGCAGTAACTCTTGTG GATGTTCTCGAACAATTACGGGAGTTGAGTGATATCACAGTTGACCCCAGTGAGACCCCTCAGCGGATCCTCGAGGCAAACCAGCGTATGCGGGATATCATAATGCAGCACCTGGAGTATggaggtgatgatgatgacagtgGCAGTGGCAATGGAGTTGCAcctcatggtggtggtggccctgacagaaagaagaaaggaaaagcATCTACCTTGAAGACTAGTTAG
- the LOC130744173 gene encoding uncharacterized protein At4g00950-like gives MISPVVPDNNNNTDHHHHHFYKPTKLSSRPTTSPELNRTAISVPFMWEEAPGKPRPCHTRSEPTAAEDGLKRTRTLELPPRLLFLEAKDDWASPMTVLDGPYVGRAMSFSSSYRTPREYLNSNFGSSRWSGFRKISKEDEGSFDISESFTATKSKVKKVHSSMSLSKVKSHLWWASIYDSLKQVVPWRGRQETKRKWSSKNDTV, from the exons ATGATAAGCCCAGTAGTAccagacaacaacaacaacactgatcatcatcatcatcatttctACAAACCGACAAAGCTCTCATCACGGCCAACCACCTCGCCGGAGCTGAACCGGACGGCGATTTCGGTTCCTTTTATGTGGGAGGAAGCACCGGGGAAGCCTAGGCCCTGCCACACCCGATCGGAGCCCACGGCGGCGGAGGACGGTTTGAAGAGAACTAGAACGCTGGAACTGCCACCGCGGTTGCTGTTTTTGGAGGCGAAGGACGACTGGGCTTCTCCGATGACGGTTTTGGATGGGCCTTATGTGGGCCGTGCCATGTCTTTCTCGTCTTCGTATAGGACTCCCAGGGAGTACTTGAATTCCAATTTTGGGTCTTCTAGGTGGAGTGGTTTCAGGAAGATTAGCAAGGAGGATGAGGGCAGTTTTGACATTTCTGAAAGCTTCACTGCTACTAAGTCTAAGGTGAAGAAGGTTCACAGCTCCATGAGTCTTTCTAAAGTAAAGTCACATTTGTGGTGG GCAAGCATTTATGATAGCTTGAAGCAAGTGGTCCCATGGAGGGGCAGGCAAGAAACAAAGAGAAAATGGTCTTCCAAAAACGACACCGTTTGA
- the LOC130731997 gene encoding uncharacterized protein LOC130731997 produces the protein MAAYSTGTELGFPFPNLDPALLNCSIVPQQPTQIADKVMDISPLEGLFELDWDLRYQSNHLAFNDFDDLENFSRYFNQQLPPLDEDFEVHEQKSLKVVLPVHCGGGGSGGEAIGIEFGAGVTVKKEMEEEEKVEKMPPLALTLPSSSSSRVSVKKSCSRKLEFAEIKKHFGVKISEAAKNMNVGLTFLKRRCRELKIMRWPHRKLKSLNSLIDNVKELGFENELAKLEKQRRMLEREPGMELNLETMKLRQACFKANYKRRRRCLTIQA, from the exons ATGGCCGCCTACTCCACAGGCACAGAGCTTGGTTTCCCCTTCCCCAACCTTGACcctgccctcctcaactgttcCATTGTTCCTCAACAACCAACCCAAATTGCAGACAA AGTGATGGACATTTCGCCATTGGAGGGTTTGTTCGAGCTTGATTGGGATTTGCGTTATCAGAGCAACCACCTTGCCTTCAACGACTTCGACGATCTCGAAAATTTCAGCCGCTACTTCAACCAGCAACTCCCACCTCTCGATGAAGATTTTGAGGTCCACGAGCAAAAATCCCTCAAGGTTGTTCTTCCTGTTCACTGCGGTGGCGGTGGTTCCGGCGGCGAAGCTATTGGGATTGAGTTTGGTGCTGGTGTGACTGTGAAGAAAgagatggaggaggaggagaaggtggAGAAGATGCCACCATTGGCGTTAACGTTACcaagtagcagcagcagcagagtCAGTGTGAAGAAGAGTTGTTCAAGAAAGTTGGAATTTGCTGAAATCAAGAAGCATTTTGGGGTGAAGATTTCTGAGGCGGCGAAGAACATGAATGTTGGCTTGACCTTCCTCAAGAGAAGGTGCAGGGAGCTCAAAATCATGAGGTGGCCTCACAGAAAACTCAAGAGCTTGAACTCTCTCATCGACAATGTCAAG GAATTGGGATTTGAAAATGAGCTTGCCAAGTTGGAGAAGCAGAGAAGAATGTTGGAGAGAGAGCCAGGAATGGAGCTGAATTTGGAAACCATGAAGCTGAGGCAGGCTTGTTTCAAAGCAAATTACAAGAGGAGGAGAAGATGCTTGACCATTCAAGCTTGA